cgccccgccgggggctCGGGCTGCGACGGCCGGGGCAGCGCCCCGAGGGTGGccgggagggggacggggacgcggCCGGGGACGCGGCCGGGGCGCTGCCGGCGGGACCCAGCGCGGGcaccccgcggccccggccgAGCGCCCCGACCGACGCGGGTTTTCTCCCGGCAGCCTGGTCACCAAGAAGAAGAAGGAGCTGTGCGTGGACCCCCAGGCGCCCTGGGTGCGGGCGCACCTGAAGCACTTCCAGGCCCTGAAGAACTGACCCTTCCACGCTGCCACCCACCgtgcccctgctgctgcccccGGCGGGCTGGGCTTCCAGCCCCAGGCACGCGGGAGCGTACTTGAACTGCAGCCGCCTTCAGCgggaaagtttattttatttaacttatttaagttaaaataaatatattttgctaaGACAAggtgttctgggtttgtgtggtggggttttggtgggagggaggggctgcaggggtggctcctgtgagaagctgccagaagcttccccagctccaagtcggacccgccgctggtcacggctgagcccatcagtgatggcaGTAGCTCCTCTGGGATaatagatttaagaaggggaacctgcagcagagaggggagcgGAATGTGACAGAAAGCcctgtgcagatactgaggtcagtgaggaaggaggggaaggaggtgcgccggaggaggggatgcccctgcagccccggtgagacggcaggctgtcccccccagcccatggaggggagcgggggagcagatgtcCGCCTGCAGCCCGGAGAGAGacgagcccacgccagagcagggggatgcccccaagaCGGCCGGgactccacgggaaagcccgcgctggagcagtctgtgcctgaaggactgcagcctgcagaaaggacccgcgctggagcagttcgtgaaggactgcagcccgagggaaggactcacgttggagaagtttgtcgaggactgtctcccgtgcgagggaccccacgctggagcaggggacgagtgaggagtgctccccctgaggaggaaggagcggcagagacaacgtgtgatgaactgaccccaacccccattccccatccccctgcaccactggaggGGGTAatgtagagaattcgggagtggacttgagctgggaaggagcgaggcgtggggggaaggtgttctaaggcatggttttacttctcagtatccttgttttgatttgatttgtagtaaattacattgattttgtttcttccccgagatgagcctgtcttttgcccgtgaccataactggtgagtgatccctccctgtccttgtcttgacccacaagcttttctttatactttctcctcatcccaccggggccagggaggaggagtgagcgagcagctccgtggtgctttgttaccggctgggctgaaaccacaacactagggaaaatatgaaaaaacctTTTATTATGGAAGATCGGCACGTTTGTTGGACACGGGCTCAGAGGGCAGTTGGCTGTCGGGGTGTCCTTCGAGGATCCCGGCCTCTTTTTCCTCAGCCAAAGTGCCGGGAGCCGGGGCACTGTGCGAGGGTCCCTGCGCTGGGGGGCTGGAGTCTGCGACGGCTACAATGGGGGGCACTgcaaggggcagggagaggatgAGCACAAGCCCATGCCACACTCCTTCCCTCCTCGGGTCACAGCCCTGCGTCTGTCCCCAGATCCCAGCTGGCTGTGGTGGCCACGTGGCCCTGGGGACCCTGTCCCCCCAGCTGCACCCCTCACCGGTGCCAGTGTCGCTGCAGTCACCGCACTCCCAGGAGTCAGCGTCTTCCCCCACGGCGGAGCAGAGCTGGTGGGTCCCGCGGGAgccacaggagctgcagagcagaagTCTCCAGGGCCTGGGGGAGCAACGGGACCCACTATCACCAGAGGCCCCTGAGCTGTGGGGTGCCAGCCCCGGCACTGTGCTGAACCCACCTCCACTCtggccccctccccagcagcccaggtTGAGCTGCTGGCACGCACCCTCAGCCATGCCCGGCTCAGCATCCCAGGGAACCTCCATCCCTGCCCAAAGGAGGAGATGAAGGAATTGGCTCCTCACTGGGGCTGTGGGGACCGGGGCCACCAGCACTCACCCCttctcctccgcctcctcccgtCCCACGGGGCACAGGCACTGGCTGGCATCGCAGGAGCTGTGCCGCACGTGATGGTTGGCAAAGGCCCCGTcctcctcccaggcagcatcCCTGTGGGAGCCGGGAAGcgctcagccccggggctgggggggacacccCACACTGGAACCCGGGAAGGCGGGAGGGGACCGGCCGGAGCATcgtggagggagagggaggcagaggggagggcaCCGACCTGTCGGGGATTTTGATGCCCAGGCGAAACATCTCCTCCTGGAAGGCGTCCACGTCCTGGCAGAGCGGGCAGCGGAAATGGTGCAGGGCAGAGCGCAGCGCCTGGCCCTGGGGCAGACGTTGCCTCAGCATCCGTGGCGGGGGGGTCCCACTCGCCACTCCCGGAGCTAGGTGACGGGGCGAAGACAGGGGTGATCACGTCAGGGGCCGGGGGCGATGCCGCCTACCTGGATGCAGCAGCGGTGGAACCAGGCGCTGGCACAGGTGGGACAGACCAGGGTGTCGTAGCAGGGCCGCCGCGCCACCGCCTCCTGGCAGATGAGGCAGGGGGTCTGGTCCTGCTGCACCGCCCGCACCCGCTGCACCGGCCGGTGCTTCCAGCAGAAGGACCTGGGGGACGGAGGTGGCAGTTCAGCCCCAGCTCCACTCTGctccggtcccggccccggccctggccCCGTGGGGCGGCTACACTCACTTGAACTCCCCGAAGAACTGGGAGACGCAGCCCCGCTCGCTGCCGCAGGGGAAGTGGAAGGTCCGGGGGCAGTGCCGGCGCTGGCAGGTGACCGAGGCACCCCGCAGCCGGCAGATGCAGCACCTCTGGGGACGGCACGGAGGGGGACGGTGTCAGCGCCACATGCCCCCCGGGAGCCCCGGTTGCCCTcgcccagcacagccctgccacGTTTCGGTGGGCCACCTGGCCGGTGACACGGGGCCACTGATAAAGCTGCCTACCTTCTCCAACTCCCCAGTTTCCACAGAAATGGACCTTTTTAGATCAAGGAGGAT
The Harpia harpyja isolate bHarHar1 chromosome 12, bHarHar1 primary haplotype, whole genome shotgun sequence genome window above contains:
- the LOC128149166 gene encoding PHD finger protein 7-like; this encodes MVRGRAQRLALGQRWPQHPWRGGSHLPLLELGDRVRTGVITSGAGGDAAYLDAAAVEPGAGAVARLAQTLEDQDGLRPHQRPHAQPSPSLQPLTVMEVRSQCRNRVQPRPAQCPAELQEEQAGPSCAPPPPVKKRQVPEEEACGLCRRAHCDPEVVGQLCCQDGLCVHENCLYHASGLSQRGADEEGFYGFLLPDIWQELERVAQKRCCICRLRGASVTCQRRHCPRTFHFPCGSERGCVSQFFGEFKSFCWKHRPVQRVRAVQQDQTPCLICQEAVARRPCYDTLVCPTCASAWFHRCCIQGQALRSALHHFRCPLCQDVDAFQEEMFRLGIKIPDRDAAWEEDGAFANHHVRHSSCDASQCLCPVGREEAEEKGPWRLLLCSSCGSRGTHQLCSAVGEDADSWECGDCSDTGTVPPIVAVADSSPPAQGPSHSAPAPGTLAEEKEAGILEGHPDSQLPSEPVSNKRADLP